Below is a genomic region from Streptomyces sp. NBC_00461.
GCGGGGCGCCCGGCGCCAGGCCCTTGTAGCAGGGCTCGCTGCCGGTCACGGACTTGACGGTGACGATGCGGTCGTACGGCTGCCACTCCACCACCCGGTCGACCAGGAGCATCGGGTGCGCGTGCGGGATCAGACCGCGGATGTCGGCGTACTCAAGCATGTGACCCGCCTTCGGAGGGCGTGACCTCGAAGGTCATCCGGACCTGTGCCGCCGTGTTTCCGGCGGTGGTGCAGCGGGCCGTCGCCGCGAGCCGGCCCGGCGCCGTCGGCTCACACGCGCAGTGCACGTCGAGCGTGTCGCCGGGCGCGAGGGCGCCGGTGAAGCGGACGGAGTCGATCGAGACGGGCCGCGCCCAGGCGTCCGCGCCCCGGGTCCGCCACAGCAGATGCAGCACCGCCTGGTAGACCGACTCGACGATGAACGCGCCCGGATAGACGGTGAACTCCGGGTAGTGGCCCTCCAGATAGGGGTCGTCGGCCGACACGAGCCGGCTCACGGACACCT
It encodes:
- a CDS encoding 3-hydroxyacyl-ACP dehydratase FabZ family protein gives rise to the protein MNAAGPVVVTGPRPRATSVDPAHTVTVHSPAEVSVSRLVSADDPYLEGHYPEFTVYPGAFIVESVYQAVLHLLWRTRGADAWARPVSIDSVRFTGALAPGDTLDVHCACEPTAPGRLAATARCTTAGNTAAQVRMTFEVTPSEGGSHA